Within Vigna unguiculata cultivar IT97K-499-35 chromosome 2, ASM411807v1, whole genome shotgun sequence, the genomic segment GCCATGTATGGGATCAGAAATGCTGGCATCATAAGAAAGGTAATGTAATTACATAACATCTAAAGGAAGAATAAGTTGAAATTAAATCATTCATCTGTTTCGGATAAAGGAACATTGCTGTTCTATTGGAGCTAATCAAAAAGACTTGTCAAGCAAGAGAGGTTTGTCAGACATACTGTTTGTCAGGAACATTTGCAGGCCCCAGAGGACATCTAGAGACCCTTTATATCTATCTTTCTTTTTATCTGTGAACAGCAATGGGGCAAACATAAACGTCCAGCCAATCACAAAATTGAAGAGTCCTTCGGCCATCTGAAGTAAGAAAATGATCCAAAATTAGGGAGATTGTTACATCAAATGGTTGTATTTGGTGCCGATTACTTTGAGCAATGACACTTACAGGATGAAGAACTGGCGCATCAATCAGACGAATTCCAACTACTCTGCCAAAATGGTCAATGTGGAAATCATTGAAGTGCAAAGATAACCATTATagttttcttcaaaaaatacacaaaaagcAGTATATAGTCCATGTTATTCTTAAAAGGAGCAGATCAAGCTTCAGATCTGTTTGTGAATAAAATAGCTTGTTTCAGTGCAGTAATGGATTCAAAatcttttgctttcttttcttttcttgtcgAAAAACTAGAAACACGATAGAAACAATTAGCAATCACTTCCCCAAGAACCTAAATACAGGATAAGACTGTATATATACAATAGTTTTCTGCTGGGTATCTGGAGGCACATAACGGGAATTATCCATACTACATGGCAATATAGGTTTCAAAcgtaaattttcatatataaaaagatGAAAGGACTCAAAATGAATCTTTTGAAACAAGTTTCTTCTcgtttatgtataaaaattgacCAAAATACAGTTTATTCACCAATATAATGGAAAAATGTAAATATGAGAACGTCGTCGGTTATTCTCATTTGTCATTGTAATGCTTGTAAATTCATCCAAATTAAAGAATCTccattatgaaaaataaaaggaatcaACTCAGACATTATTTGTTACCTAGGTACAATGAGCAATAGGGTACGTACCAAAGTTCATGAAAGgcaatatgaaaaagaaatttagagaAAGACCCACAAGAGAGTTCCATGTGTCAGAACTTATGGCCCATACAGGATCTCCCTGTCACAATACGAGGAGTCTTTGAGATTTCAAACTTTAATCAATTCTATACAATAttaacaaatagaaaaaaaaaaattatatacaacatAACTATTCAAAATGTTCCAAATTGCCAAGGCAAAGGAAGAAGCAAAGGAGAAAGTTTTGTTCCCAAAGCTATGGAAACAACTTTCTACaatcattttaaattacaaGCGGCACCACAAAAGGAACAAATGTTTTGTAGTACCGGCTCCCTTCAGAGTAATCACATTTACTTTAACAGtttcttattattatcttatatcTAGAAACAAAACGTAAGAAGTTAATTTTTCATGGATTCTCACTGTAACAAACTTACCATCGAATGGTCGGTCAATCATAAATCATTAACAAACAAACATCCATGGCAATCTTTACTACAGtgcaaaaaaaattgtttaaatccAAATAGCAATTCATGGCAGATGTTCTAATATACTAGCTTCGTTCacattttaatacaaaaaaaaaaaaaaaatcacacttTTCTTATTAGAAACTATAAGCAAATGTTAACTACTTTTACCTTTAATGATGCTTTTCTTAAAagatcataataataaatatttaacttttggTTTTACCATCATAATATGTAGCAAAAAGGgtattttaagaacaaaattaagAGACTAGTTTGCTTTCTTTAATCAATACAAAGTTAACTCTTGTTTCCTTATAAATGAGAACGGAAACAGAGGTAGTactagaaaattttcaaattatttaatccCTGTtccaatattcaattatttcatATTAGATTCCAATTTCATGTTGAAAGTTAAAGTAACAAGTTACTTccagtttttcaatttttgggtCCATTTTAGAGGTGAGAATCAATTTGAGTGGTTATCTTAAGACGCACTTAGGAATCAATGAAGACCAAAATCAATTTAAGTTTATAAACATCCCCCTCATGgcaaattgaaaatttgaaaaaggtaAAAAGGGTACGTACAGGGGCATAAGGAAGCAGGAAGAGCCATAGAATGTAGACACCTCCGGCAACCCAAAGCGTAATTTGAAGCACTTTTCTGAGATTGTCTTCACCCTCTTCCGAAGAGAGTATAGGTTTCCGGCGACTAGAAAAGCACAATTGAGTTCCCGAAACGCCGCGTTTGGCTTTGATAACGGCAGGGGAAAAGCAACGGGTGGAGTTGACAGCAAGGTGAAGCGGTCTTCGGTTGAGCAATTTGGGAAGATGGAGTGAAGATTTTGAAGGCAAGGGTTTGAGTGAAAGGAATGGGCGCAGGAACGGTGAAGACGACGTCGCTGTGGTTGTCGACATAGCTTCAGAGGCTTGGGCATTCAGTGTTTCGCTCCACTGTTCACCCTTTATAGAGTGGACGCCACGTtgtattttactatttttattattgtgtaaAGATATCAATTCCTATTATCcgaagttaaaataaatttgtattaatattttttattttattcaattttcaatGACATGATGatcaaaaaaatgataattagattattgagttttaaaaataaataaataacaggaattgtaaataattagtaaatagaaatttaattaaaaagaataaaaaaattaaaaacttaattaaatatttaagtttttacaTTTGATTCATTTCTGAAAAGGGAAAGTTTATACTTTGATGGACAAAGGAGAGTTCAATTCACAAATACGTCCCTTCTCATTGAATTTTCATGAATGAGACTCAAACCTTATTCCCAAATCAACAGCACGACATTgcaatttaataacaaattatttgtcgaaattaaaataagaatctTATAGTTAGatgtattttaatgaaattaattgttCTTTTCTTTACATAAATCCtgttatatatagagagagagggagagagagtgGATCTTCATAGGATTGTAGGAGGCCATGGCCCccaaatttttaactttttttctaaatatatgttaaattttttagataaaattttatttcttttataaaatataatatttagtattaataaataataaaatataaaattaaaataatagaagtaaataaaatttattgaaatattttatttgttctctCTCATCGTTGTATTGTATTCATCTTTTACTATTGCATAAgatcttttgtttttgaaaaaaaaaatagaaagttagacacaaattcattttttctgctttcatttttttatcaattctcTTTCATTCTTAAAGATAAAAAAGGTAACTCTATTGTatcttgataatgaaatattagtttgatatttaatattttttttatctcatgagtttttctatatatttttttatgaacatagaaggaAAAGTTATGTATTATAggttttttcataacttttttttaaacatgaCTTGATTATAAGTATGTTTCTCAATTTTCGATtagatttttataaattatgttgtagtcttatttttttaaaataggtacATTGGTGaagaataaaacaatatatttgttcatttattttagagtgataaaaggaaaaataccAATGTACTTATTCACGACgaagatgaaaacaatacaaatttacttATTCACATATTTTCAAACACAAACGCATGATAATAAGGATCcaattgttgaattagagaATCCTTTGATCCTTTGAAACTTACGttcttaaatatgaaaatatccCATGAgtgaaagagatgaaattagagagtttatttaaaatgagtttcatatctaatacaatttcaaaattatcatttttgtaAGGAGAAACATACAAAGAGATgtcaatactaaattatatttttttatattgattaaatatataaattttgagtggTCTCTTCAAACTTTCTTAtcaagattatatatatatatatatatatatatataaaagtcgTATTCTCTACTGTCAACTTCTCCgtatatatacatttttcattttgagatagttttaataatttaattaattaattaaaaataatgttttttgtaACCCCTACTTGCACACAATGGTCATGCTTTCCATTCTTTCTTTACCAGAAGTGAAAgtttcttctctcttctctctaaCTTACCTTCACCTTATATCAACTTTTACATAGAGTAATAGAAGAACTAAGAGACTTTTAAATCGACCATATTTCAAAagagtaaatttttatttacttcataGAATCATTCTTCTTTAGTTTGTATTATTTTAGTCATTACTAAGGATAGTTTAGAGAAATGATCGTCTCAATTTAAAGAAGAATTGGCAACGTAattcttgtttcttttgttgttgttccAACCACAATATATACACATAAAGATTAAATAACTAGTTATCTCAATCTATGCTAATTACATTTAAATCATTCCTAAATATAATTTGTACAAATTGTCACAGTTATAATTGTGGtaacaaaatcaattataataacaaagaaTATTAGAATATTTATGGAGAATATTATGGAGTATCAACAATTATTAAGGGATATCTCATTACCCCCTCCCCCTCAAGTTGGGTATATGGTTACAAATGCCCAACTTGGAAAGAGCACATTCAAATTGAGTCTTCCCTAAAGCCTTGGTGAAGATATCTACTAGTTAAGCATGATAAAGCACATGACTGGTAGCAATAGTTCTACTTTAACGGAAGAACGAGACAAGGTGTGTTGCTTTTTAGTTTTCCATGAGATGGGTGAATTACCAAGAAGAATAAACTAACTAGTAAGAGATTTTCTAGTCAAAGGACAATCAGCCCAATCTGAATCACACTAAGCAAATTTCAACATGGACTTTTGTAGAAACCtatttttacacttttaaaaacAACTGAAGTTACCCCTTTCAAGAACCTTTGAACAAAACCATAGAAGTTAacctttttgtgtttttcacttttcaagctttatggatttttttttcttttccaaagtATTAAACCTAAAAGtagatacaaataaataataggccacataaaaaaaaatccaactcACACAAATAGTGCCAGGTTGTCACggttagggatgtcaaaaacgTTCGTACtcacgggtatccacggataaaactcgcaacaggtaggaaacgaatattaaaaatggatacccgctacccgcagGTACGTGTATTTTTgatactcgcatgttaacgggacgggCACGAggatcatagtatccgtacccgttgatactcgtacccgccaaactttaattcacaaaaatactcttatatatatatgtattagtaaaaaacattcttaCCTAATTTTTTATAAGCTGCATATCTTGTCTTGTATTTATTCTTCTAGCTTCAAGTATAGGTACGGTGTCTTTTTCCAtgtacaccccttgacattcttctctttcctttgggcatatacatcaaatcctatatagacaatgacgtttatggtatgcttgttatcaaatgatggaatcaaaataagaatagacacgtgacaattgaggtttattatttgtttattttgtttatttttcaggaatcaattggagaaagtgagcttgttgatcaaagcactaattaaagaatttccattgtgttgaacatcattttgtatttacttttataattatttggacttgtatgaacttgagtttatttgaactttatttaaaatttatgacagtgatgtattttattttattttatttcaatttatgattaaatatttgttttttaaataattttgtaaatatccacGGGTACTCGTGATACCCGcaggtataaaaaaaatagacgggtacccgcataatggatacccaacggatatgggtacgagtACGAAACAGATATTTATTCagtgggtagggtacggggagtgataatgttaatttttaccattatccaagctatatttcattagcaaaatcatctcttccaaagcttttaacctacttaatcctcaattttaccttacttttgtaaataaatacattgtgaGTTGCATTGATCCAAATATACCAttaatccccattttttttGTATCCTTTTTGTAGATTGGAAGCTTTGCTCCAAAAGTCCAGATAaatgagtgacccggaatagcAAGGAGAAGAGCAAAAATATTAACAGGAAGCGCCCGCCGACAGAAATACAGCGCCAGGCGCAACAGGCCGCCAGCGCTAGGTGCCAAACAAGCGCCAGCCAGGCGTCACTGCtggtcaccgcctggcggcacctggCCACCGCCGGGCGGTAGATGAGGAATTTGCCCACTGTTTGATggctagcgcctggcggtgagacccttccgccagGCACCCGTTttcgctgatgtggcaagttagcttttttcttctgttttcgcgaggggaaaCCTATCTTGGACACTTGGGAGCTCGAACAACACGTCTTGGAGCGCTTGGAGgtctgctagggcttgtgggaacagctccatcttcctctttgtgtcTCCTTCCTCTTCCATTTCCActttgtaagcttgagctctccatgacaatggagagctaaacccatttttgttggggttagatgtagccactgaactCTTATGTATTTTCGAATGGgttgaatatatatatgcttcttccatttatttctagtatctttgtttatgcatttaaagcttgctttgttttacccattcattgcatgatatttgggtcattaggtattggaaaatatctcttgaaaccttgaattggaacaagatacctaatggaacttgtatctaggaatggaacttgacccattagttgtcttaaaccctaatttgtaaaacgggtttgtttatttagggattcaaggaattgactctaaataaggaaacctaggctcattcaactaaggaattagagtttgagtaaacttgtgggttgacattagtaattaatggagaagagttttattgcttaatatacatgagagtgaagtaggtgaagtctaactccaacaatatcaatccattgcatttctagcctttaccattttctagagtcttcaaatatccaagttcaattttaattgtttatgaaatatttactttcttgcaTATAAAAACCCAAAtcatgaatttattcattagtttacattagtcactaattacacaattatttagtatacacgagtctcttgggaaacgatatcccggtcttaccggttactacttgcgcgacttggtacacttgccaaagtcctAACAAGTTTTTGGTGCCGTTGCTGGGGACCCGTGTCTAATACTAgacttttgtgtgatttttgacTTATGTAGACTTAAATTCTTTTGTGCATATTTACTGTTTTTGTTTACTTATATACGCACATTATTTTTGGGCTAACTTGTAGTTCGAGcttgtttttgttgttgctcTATAGTTTATGTAGGGTAGGATCCGTACAAGGAGGACTGCATCTTCAGAACCACTCCTTGTTTATCCCGAGATAGAGAAAACTGCCCGTAGAAACAATAGTGCCATAAGGAGAAGACGAGCTCAAGCACAACAAGTTGCCCATCACTCTTCTGATTCAGACACTCTTTCATCTACTTCTCAGAATCCTTATCCTTTTCCAGAAGAAGAAATGGCAGACAATCCTCATGGTGATGATAGAGGTCGTGAAAGACGCACTTTGGAAGATTATGCAGCGTTCACAAGCCATATTAACTTCAACAGTATTGCTAGGCCAACTGTTAATGCCACCAACATGGAGATGAAGCCAGCTCTTATTCATCTTGTGCAGAGTAATCAGTTCAATGGCCTGTCTCATGAGAATCCCTACACTCATCTGGCCACATTCTTGGAGATATGCAATACTGTGAAGATCCATCAAGTTCCTGATGAAGCCATACGCTTGAGTCTCTTCCCGTTCTCACTAGCAGGACCTGTAAAAGCCTGGTTGAATTCCTTTCCTGAAAACAGCCTCACTAACTAGGATGATGTGGTTGCAAAGTTCTTGAGCAAATATTTTCCCCAGTCCAAGGTTAATAAGGGAAAACAGGAAATCTCGGCATTTCAACAAGATATGGATGAGTCATTGGGCCAAGCATGGGATAGATTCAAGGGACTGCTGAGGAAGACCCCCATTCATGGGTTTGATCAACCTACACAGCTTACTCTTTTCTTGGCAGGTCTTAAGTCCCAGTCAAAGTTGATGTTAGATGCCTCTGCCGGTGGGAGTATCAAGTGGAAGACGCCAGAGGAAGCTTATGAGTTAATAGAGAATATGGCAGCTAATGATAATGAAGCCTATACTGAGAGAGCCCATTCTCAAAAGAAGGGTATTCTAGAGCTTCAATCTCAAGATGCTCTATTGGCTCAAAACAAGATTATGACTCAGCAGCTGGAGAccctgatgaagaaattgtcaCAACTTCCTCAAGAGCTTCAAAATGCCTCTGTAGCTCAACTCCAACAAGTGCAAAGTTGTGAGTTATGTGGAGGAAACCATACCAATGGGTAATGTGCTATGCCAAGCACATCTTAAGAGGAAGTTAGTTATATGGGCAATCAAGGCCGACCAGGGAACTATAATCAAGGATGGAAACCTCATCAAAACATGAGCCAAGCAGGACCTTCCAATAGGCCCCCATATCAACAAACTTACCAACATCCCTCTTTGACTGACAGAACCTCAAAGCTTGAGGACATGATGCAACAGTTCTTGCAGAtgtcaattcaaaatcaaaagaacacTGATGCATCAATAAAAAACTTGGAGGTGCAAGTGGGGCAATTAGCCAAGCAATTGGCTGATCAACGATGAAGTTCTTTTTCCGCCAACACCGAAGCCAACCTCAAAGAACAATGTAAGGCCATCTTCACTAGAAGAAGAAAGGAGGTTGGACTAGGTTCTAAAGAAAAGGTGGAGgctagagaaaagagaaagaatgaaGAAGAGATTCAAAAGgaagaagttgatgaagagattgttgtggaagaagaaaaaaataaaagtgaagataaggataaagagaaaagacaaaaagagaAAGTTGTTGTGAAACCCCTTCCCTATCCTCAAAATCCttcaagaaaagagaaagagagacaaTTAGCTCGGTTTAAGGACATATTCAAACAACTTGAGATCAAGATCCCGTTTTCCGAGGCACTGCAACAAATACCCTCTTAttcaaaattcatgaaggagttccttggcaaaaagaagaaatacatAAAAGAGGAAACCATTGAAGTGCAAGGGAATTGTAGTGCCATTATTCAGAAAAATCTTCCTCCAAAATTCAAGGATCCGGGTAGCTTCACCATCCCTTGCACCATTGGAAATCAAGATATGGGGAAAGCTCTTGTTGACTTAGGGGCTAGCATTAATTTGATGCCCCTATCTATGCTTAGAAAGATTGGTGGTCTCGAAGCCAAGCCAACAAGGATGACCTTGCAACTAGCAGATAGCTCCATCAAATACCCTTATGGCATGGTGGAAGATGTGGTGGTGCAAATAGATAAGCTCAAGTTCCCGGCTGATTTTGTGGTGATGGAAATGGAGAAAGATGAAGGGGTACCACTCATTCTTGGGAGGCCATTCATGAAGACAGCCAAGGTTGTCATCAATGTGGATGAGGGAACGCTGAAATTGAAGGACCAAGATGAGGAAGTGAATTTCAACGTTTTTGAAGTGGTGCAAGAATCAACTGATGAAGAAACTAGTCTTAAGGCCATCAATGAAGTCTTATCTGTGACTAGTAGACCATGGCAAGCTTCTAAGTTGCTTGGAAAGTGCTCAAATTGTTTCTCTGCAAAAGTGAATGAAGAGAGGGAAGAGAAAGATGATGCTCTAGTTCACCACCACTCTTTGATGGGGACTAATGGACTTAGACCTGGCCAACCAATTGTGATGAGAAAGGAACATTTGAAGATTTCTCCTAGAAGATTCAAGTCAAATTGGGCAAGGCTATGGGTTATTATAGACATCAAAGTTGATGGAAGAATTGAAATTGAAGCTCCTTATtctagaaggactaaattggtgattattgctcaattgaaGTTGTATAGGAGTGAGGTTGGGAAGGAGCACACCAAAAGCACCAACCAATCTTAAGCGCCTTATCCGTcaggctcgtgacgttaaataagcgcttcctgggaggcaacccagtgCTCTAAACTCATTCtagcttttaattttcgtttttaagaTAGCTTTGTGTTTTTATGCATGTGTGAAGTGTGTTAGCATAGATTGTTGTGTTTGAATTGATGTTTGAACTTTGTGCTAATTTTGTTGCATGCATTTCTGAATTTGTGGAAGCATAGTCTTCATGCATAGTTAGTTTTAAGATGTGATAGCAGGTGATTGTGTTCAACTTTTGTGCATCATAGAATGTGGTAGTTTAAAATTGGTTGTTGGTGAGAATAGTAGTAGCATAGCTTGTGTAGTGAATTTGTGTTTTAAGTTGAGTGTGCATGTGCTTATGTGAATTGAATGTTTTGCTTGATTGTGAATGCTTGGTTTGAAGTTGAAAAGCCTGAAAAAGTATGTGTGCAAGAGTGAAAGGTTGGTGGGAGCACAATAGAGTCAATGCCAACCCAACAATAacccaaaaacacaaaaaaattgcaagacTGCAGtaatcgcctggcggttcacttcctcccgccaggcgccacctaAAAAATTAACCCCTGGATGCACTGCAGAACccagccgcctggcggctccctAGCTCCCGCCTGGCG encodes:
- the LOC114172968 gene encoding uncharacterized protein LOC114172968, with translation MSTTTATSSSPFLRPFLSLKPLPSKSSLHLPKLLNRRPLHLAVNSTRCFSPAVIKAKRGVSGTQLCFSSRRKPILSSEEGEDNLRKVLQITLWVAGGVYILWLFLLPYAPGDPVWAISSDTWNSLVGLSLNFFFILPFMNFVGIRLIDAPVLHPMAEGLFNFVIGWTFMFAPLLFTDKKKDRYKGSLDVLWGLQMFLTNTFLIPYMAIRLNDPVDETAPRKLSQFGSVMANGAPIVGVVGGCACLVSLLWTLYGRMDANFGGISDRWDYLVGYLGSERLAYAFIWDICLYMIFQPWLIGDNLQNVQENKVAVVKYLRYVPVIGLIAYLLCLEPKEA